In the Magnetospira sp. QH-2 genome, one interval contains:
- a CDS encoding class I SAM-dependent methyltransferase codes for MQPVVAAYRSRIRDYGATPPGVVWRSEDRQTDRFMVLLDMIPESDRLRDLSLNDLGCGYGALLEYARRDTDLRIARYQGYDACPEMIQAAGQTLGDDEGIHLEVASEATREADYSVVSGTFNLKIYAREKDWEAYVKQSLMALWKKSRRGMAFNLLSKPFGHTDGTLYLADPGNYLEFCLRHMSGNVVLRHDYMPDDFTIWVMRTL; via the coding sequence TTGCAGCCGGTGGTCGCCGCCTACCGGTCGCGGATCCGCGACTACGGGGCGACCCCGCCGGGGGTTGTCTGGCGATCCGAAGACCGGCAGACCGACCGCTTCATGGTCTTGCTGGACATGATCCCCGAGAGCGACCGACTGCGCGACCTGAGTCTCAACGACCTGGGCTGTGGCTATGGCGCCTTGCTTGAATATGCCCGACGGGACACGGATCTGCGCATCGCCCGCTATCAAGGCTACGACGCCTGTCCGGAGATGATTCAAGCAGCAGGGCAGACTCTGGGCGATGATGAGGGAATCCACCTGGAAGTCGCCAGCGAAGCGACCCGGGAAGCCGACTATTCGGTTGTTTCCGGCACTTTCAACCTGAAGATCTATGCCCGTGAAAAGGATTGGGAGGCCTATGTCAAACAAAGCCTCATGGCGCTGTGGAAGAAATCCCGTCGCGGCATGGCCTTCAATCTTCTTAGCAAACCCTTTGGCCATACGGACGGCACCCTTTATCTGGCCGATCCGGGAAACTATCTGGAGTTCTGCCTGCGCCACATGTCGGGCAACGTGGTCCTGCGGCATGACTACATGCCCGACGACTTTACCATCTGGGTGATGCGAACGCTTTGA